One Natator depressus isolate rNatDep1 chromosome 3, rNatDep2.hap1, whole genome shotgun sequence DNA segment encodes these proteins:
- the GPR63 gene encoding putative G-protein coupled receptor 63, whose protein sequence is MVFSAVLTSAHSRTLNATFIVYENAYMNVTTLQFLLRSGTTQPLKHSSGAMVTTEISTLLVNPTAILPTQEVFKSLSLPLQIILSAAMIFILLVSFLGNFVVCLMVYQKAAMRSAINILLASLAFADMLLAVLNMPFALISIITTRWIFGDIFCRVSAMFFWLFVIEGVAILLIISIDRFLIIVQRQDKLNPYRAKILIAVSWAASFVVAFPLSVGNPNLQIPSRAPQCVFGYTTSPGYQAYVILVVLISFFIPFMVMLYSFMGILNTVRHNAVRIHSHPDSICLSQASKLGLMSLQRPFQMNIDMSFKTRAFTTILILFIVFIVCWAPFTTYSLIATFNSHFYHKHNFFEISTWLLWLCYLKSALNPLIYYWRIKKFHDACLDLMPKYFKFLPQFPGHTRRRIRPSAIYVCGEHRSVV, encoded by the coding sequence ATGGTTTTCTCCGCAGTGTTGACATCTGCCCATTCTAGGACATTGAATGCTACTTTTATTGTCTATGAAAATGCCTATATGAATGTTACCACTCTCCAATTTTTGCTTCGTAGTGGCACGACACAACCATTGAAACACAGTTCAGGGGCCATGGTCACCACTGAGATAAGTACTTTACTAGTGAACCCTACAGCTATCCTGCCAACACAAGAAGTTTTCAAGAGCTTGAGTCTGCCACTCCAGATCATTCTTTCTGCTGCTATGATATTTATACTGTTGGTTTCTTTTCTTGGAAACTTTGTTGTCTGCCTCATGGTCTACCAGAAGGCTGCCATGCGATCTGCAATTAACATTCTCTTAGCAAGCCTGGCTTTTGCAGATATGTTGCTTGCGGTGCTGAACATGCCTTTTGCTCTGATAAGCATCATTACCACGCGATGGATTTTTGGAGATATCTTCTGCAGAGTCTCTGCCATGTTTTTCTGGCTGTTTGTCATAGAGGGGGTGGCCATCCTACTCATTATTAGCATTGATAGATTCCTTATTATAGTTCAGAGGCAAGATAAGCTGAATCCTTACCGTGCAAAGATTCTCATTGCTGTTTCATGGGCTGCATCCTTTGTTGTCGCTTTTCCATTATCTGTGGGGAACCCCAACCTGCAGATACCTTCTAGAGCACCTCAGTGTGTTTTTGGCTACACCACTAGTCCTGGCTACCAGGCGTATGTGATACTAGTTGTactaatttctttttttattccatTCATGGTGATGCTGTACTCTTTTATGGGCATACTCAACACCGTACGCCACAATGCAGTTCGAATCCACAGCCACCCGGACAGCATATGCCTCAGCCAGGCCAGCAAGCTTGGTCTCATGAGCCTTCAGAGACCATTTCAAATGAACATTGATATGAGCTTTAAAACTCGTGCCTTCACAACCATATTGATTTTGTTCATCGTTTTCATAGTCTGTTGGGCGCCCTTCACCACTTACAGCCTTATTGCCACATTCAACAGTCACTTTTACCACAAGCACAACTTTTTTGAGATAAGCACTTGGCTCCTTTGGCTCTGCTACCTCAAGTCTGCACTGAACCCGTTGATTTACTACTGGAGGATTAAGAAATTTCATGATGCATGCTTAGATTTAATGCCCAAGTACTTCAAGTTTTTGCCACAGTTCCCCGGTCACACAAGGAGACGCATTCGGCCAAGTGCCATCTACGTGTGTGGGGAGCACCGGTCAGTCGTGTAA